One window of the Cryptomeria japonica chromosome 7, Sugi_1.0, whole genome shotgun sequence genome contains the following:
- the LOC131071219 gene encoding extradiol ring-cleavage dioxygenase: MSVIRGFGSEEGLGNKPKRGMDTYFLSHGSPMLALENIPAAAFFKGWSKVMPEKPKAILIISAHWDTSEPIVNAVETNATIYDFYGFPAQLYQMQYNPPGSPDLARRVKELLLSSGFQTVKESPRRGLDHGAWIPLSMMYPNADIPVCQLSVQSRKGAEHHYKMGLALSQLKSEGVLIIGSGQATHNSREDIDINAKTPVSWASTFDKWLNDTLADGKHGEVINFEEKAPYGKKAHPDPDHFYPLLVSLGAAGEGAKAERIHTSWTHGTFSYSSFSFQPSE, from the exons ATGTCTGTAATTAGGGGTTTCGGATCTGAAGAAGGCCTCGGTAATAAGCCCAAGCGGGGGATGGATACATATTTTCTTTCACATGGTTCTCCAATGCTGGCTTTGGAAAATATTCCTGCAGCAGCTTTCTTCAAGGGGTGGTCAAAGGTAATGCCAGAGAAACCCAAAGCAATTCTAATAATTTCAGCCCATTGGGACACATCTGAACCTATAGTCAATGCTGTTGAGACCAACGCCACCATCTATGACTTTTATGGCTTCCCTGCTCAGCTTTATCAG ATGCAATACAATCCACCTGGATCCCCAGATCTAGCCAGAAGGGTGAAGGAACTGCTGTTGAGTTCGGGATTTCAGACTGTAAAGGAGAGCCCAAGAAGAGGGTTAGATCACGGTGCTTGGATACCTCTGTCTATGATGTACCCAAATGCAGACATACCGGTTTGTCAGTTGTCTGTACAGTCAAGGAAAGGTGCAGAACATCACTATAAAATGGGATTAGCATTGTCACAATTGAAATCTGAAGGAGTTCTTATAATTGGGTCAGGGCAGGCTACACATAATTCTAGGGAAGATATAGACATCAATGCTAAAACTCCTGTCTCATGGGCATCTACTTTCGACAAATGGTTGAATGATACCCTAGCTGATGGTAAGCATGGGGAAGTcatcaattttgaagaaaaagcTCCATACGGGAAAAAGGCCCATCCCGATCCTGACCACTTCTACCCATTACTTGTTTCTCTTGGAGCAGCCGGTGAAGGAGCCAAAGCAGAGAGAATCCACACTAGCTGGACCCATGGCACATTTTCTTACTCTTCATTTTCTTTTCAGCCTTCGGAATAG